From the Mycoplasmatota bacterium genome, one window contains:
- a CDS encoding helix-turn-helix domain-containing protein, with amino-acid sequence MDSIINIQKAVDYIEDNICEKLEYSIIAKQAYMSSFHFQKLFSLIIGYTLGEYIRNRRLSFSREDVLSTDMKIIDIAFKYGYSTPEGFTRAFYRFYGVTPLAARRRQCSLDSFAKISIQSMLEGESGRMKDLSKRGYSVQDNGAVYYTNDMDKTSKWFEDVLGWYAGVEARNDEGIGTYGCVLPFPGELVHMKIADFNGFHMFYGEPDKRVILFTNITGIDKLYSFVKENGWNKISEIKEQPWGGRTCNVTTIDGSIITFCELI; translated from the coding sequence ATGGATTCTATTATTAACATCCAAAAAGCTGTTGACTATATTGAAGATAACATTTGTGAGAAACTTGAATACAGTATCATAGCTAAGCAGGCTTATATGTCAAGTTTCCACTTTCAAAAACTTTTTTCTTTAATAATTGGCTATACACTGGGTGAGTATATTAGAAATAGACGACTTTCGTTTTCAAGAGAAGATGTATTATCTACAGACATGAAAATAATAGACATTGCATTTAAATATGGTTATAGTACACCCGAAGGATTTACTCGTGCATTTTATAGGTTTTATGGAGTCACACCTTTGGCAGCACGACGGAGACAGTGTTCTTTGGACTCATTTGCAAAAATTTCTATTCAATCAATGTTAGAAGGAGAGTCAGGTAGAATGAAAGATTTAAGCAAGAGAGGATATTCAGTCCAAGATAATGGTGCAGTATACTATACTAACGATATGGATAAAACATCAAAGTGGTTTGAGGATGTTTTAGGATGGTATGCAGGTGTTGAAGCTAGAAATGATGAAGGGATTGGAACTTATGGTTGTGTATTGCCTTTTCCAGGAGAACTAGTGCATATGAAAATAGCAGATTTCAATGGATTTCATATGTTCTATGGAGAGCCTGATAAAAGAGTAATACTATTCACAAATATTACTGGAATTGATAAACTTTATTCATTTGTGAAAGAAAATGGTTGGAATAAAATTTCAGAAATAAAAGAGCAACCATGGGGAGGCAGAACCTGTAATGTTACAACTATCGATGGTTCAATTATAACTTTTTGTGAGTTAATCTAA
- a CDS encoding class I SAM-dependent methyltransferase yields the protein MSFSNKELFTGTAEYYSKFRIEYPKHLLDMILKFYQIDCKENLLDLGCGTGQLSIPLHKCFEQVIGIDINEEMVNEARRIRLEKNAHNIRFITMESEKIDSKLGQFDLILCGNAFHWMDRELVLNKSYDILKPSGGMVILAGGSVWTGKKLWQKETLKIIKKWLGEKRKAGKGEYPTKNKLHEEYIQESKFHLMKKGDYKFIYEWNIENLIGYLYSTSFCNKRLLGENIDTFENELKETLLSINSKGIFEEEVAITFFFLKK from the coding sequence ATGAGTTTTTCAAATAAAGAATTATTTACAGGTACAGCTGAATACTATTCTAAATTTAGAATAGAATATCCAAAACATTTGTTAGATATGATACTAAAGTTTTATCAAATTGACTGTAAAGAGAATCTTTTAGATTTAGGATGTGGTACAGGTCAATTATCAATTCCATTACATAAATGCTTTGAACAGGTAATTGGTATCGATATAAATGAAGAAATGGTAAATGAAGCGAGAAGAATTAGATTAGAGAAAAATGCTCATAATATTCGTTTTATAACAATGGAATCAGAAAAAATTGATTCAAAATTAGGACAATTTGATTTAATATTATGTGGTAATGCATTTCACTGGATGGATAGAGAATTAGTTCTAAACAAATCATACGATATTTTGAAGCCTTCTGGAGGTATGGTTATTTTAGCAGGTGGCAGTGTTTGGACTGGTAAGAAGTTATGGCAAAAAGAAACTCTGAAGATAATTAAGAAATGGTTAGGAGAAAAAAGAAAAGCTGGAAAGGGAGAATATCCTACAAAGAATAAATTACATGAGGAGTATATTCAAGAAAGTAAGTTTCATTTAATGAAAAAAGGAGATTATAAGTTCATTTATGAGTGGAATATTGAAAACTTAATTGGTTATTTATACTCTACTTCATTTTGTAATAAAAGATTACTAGGAGAAAATATTGATACGTTTGAAAATGAATTAAAGGAAACTTTGTTAAGCATTAATTCTAAAGGAATATTTGAAGAAGAAGTTGCAATAACCTTTTTCTTCTTAAAGAAGTAG